A window of the Hypomesus transpacificus isolate Combined female chromosome 22, fHypTra1, whole genome shotgun sequence genome harbors these coding sequences:
- the nipblb gene encoding nipped-B-like protein B, whose translation MNGDMPHVPITTLAGIASLTDLLNQLPLPSPLPATTTKSLLYNGRVAEEVNCLLGCQDENLVSQLVHSLNQVSTEHIELKDNLGSDDPEGDVPVLLQTVLTRSPNIFREKSILQQSMMPQYKMSQNSMHGSPASTNYQQTTITHSPSSRFASPQSGSGGRFLPQQNSPVPSPYTPQSPASYMHYPHPPSYSQHQQIQQVASPMVPGSMRNIHDGKVSGQMSSNSANHNARQASNDDYMNIVQRLGNEESDPSMRNASFSLRSPQSQCSPAGSEGTPKGSRPQLILQSPPPYTSPRDGAPDLLLDSPDRKKKQKKLSKEEKEQLDKAALYDIVSSPSKDSTKLTLKLSRVKSSEMDQSGELVPGAEQGSEQDAELAYNSLPFSRTGQEQALRLGQGQGLPGEQSGYQQVPVLQNTKQGVLVGGMVYDDAEMDALAEIERIERESAIERERCSKEVQDKDKPLKKRKQDSYPQEPGAGGTAGATGGPGVGGGNAGAKLTPQEGSAASNGTSRPALMVSIDLQQAGRADGQPEVALEAQRWAEDRLAPGDGAHATGVLRLRSKAEGETPKAGDGRPEVIKQRAADTPRKLGPDGRPETPKHKHDNKRDSSKHRHDGKPDGGKGRADGRAPETPRQRHEGRPDSGQRDERHRDGDSSRVRRPDTPKSSSRAEHESKHGRDRDRDRDRKHRTEPGEARDRRSPEQRSRPDSPRVKQEGRAGADPSARQRTERKEERRGGDGGRSRQDGNKQQPSSEPKAGEFPSYLLGGQSGALKNFVIPKLKRDKDGNVPGDVRPAGPGQGTMVGWSEPRFKQEKAGLVEDLKKGAKPVVVLQKLTIDEVQKIIREREDGNVRSSKSSKNRSSFSKSGKGGLDESVLQDLPPQLLAEIQSTMPLCERVKMNKRKRSTVNDKPKYAEVDSDDDNEAADCVTESARKKQRRERDKGWEHEERERRGSGEHRKSGGHQEGRRGSGSRHRERSPNESEEEGSPPPSMSDIARKMKKKEKQKKRKAYEPKLTPEELMDSSTFKRFSASVDNVLENLEDVDFTDDDEIPQELLLGKQQLCELASESAKIKAMGITYRVPSDKLVKVLNILEKNIQDGSKLSTFMNHDNDGEDEERLWRDLIMERVTKSADACLTALNIMTSVRMPKAVYIEDVIERVLQYAKYHLQNTLYPQYDPVYRVDPHGGGLLSSKAKRAKCSSHKQRVIVMLYNKVCDVVSNISELLEIQLLTDTTILQVSSMGITPFFVEGVSELQLCAIKLVTAVFSRYEKHRQLILEEIFTSLARLPTSKRSLRNFRLNSSDKDGEPMFIQMVTALVLQLIQCVVHLPSDRDSLEDEYSKKVDQDILITNSYETAMRTAQNFLSVFLKKCGSKQGEEDYRPLFENFVQDLLSTVNKPEWPAAELLLSLLGRLLVHQFSNKQTEMALRVASLDYLGTVAARLRKDAVTSTMDQRSIDRILKEAPGNDETQQLQKALLDYLNDNAETDPSLVFSRKFYIAQWFRDTTTETEKAMKSQNQRDDDSSEGQHHAKDLETTGEIMQKAEARKKYLRNIIRTAPSQFNTLRMNSDTVDYEDSCLIVRYLASMRPFAQSFDIYLTQILRVLGESAIAVRTKAMKCLSEVVAVDPSILARSDMQRGVHGRLMDNSTSVREAAVELLGRFVLSRPQLTEQYYDMLIERILDTGISVRKRVIKILRDICLEQPTFNKVTEMCVKMIRRVNDEEGIKKLVNETFQKLWFTPTPNHDKEAMTRKILNITDVVSACKETGYDWFEQLLQNLLRSEEDASYKPARKACVQLVDNLVEHILKHEESLTDGVNSNRLVACITTLYLFSKIRPQLMVKHAMTMQPYLTTKCNTQSDFMVICNVAKILELVVPLMEHPSETFLTTIEEDLMKLIIKYGMTVVQHCVSCLGAVVNKVTHNHKFVWACFNRYYGALTKLKTQHQEDSSNMALAANKPALLRSLFTVGALCRHFDFDQEDFKGANKVVIKDKVLELLLYFTKHEDEEVQTKAIIGLGFQFIMYPDLMFFQDVKTLYNGILSDPGSSVNLKIQVLKNLQNYLQEEDSRMQEADREWKKLSKKEDLKEMGDISSGMSSSIMQLYLKQVLEAFFHTQSNVRHFALSVIALTLNQGLIHPVQCVPYLIAMGTDPEPTMRNKSDQQLVEIDKKYTGFIHMKAVAGMKMAYQVQQAIMASRSGVIRGFRQDETTSALCSHLFSMVRTNRQYRRAFLSSLLSLFDDSSKTEVNMLLFIADNLACFPFQSQEEPLFIMHHIDITLSVSGSNLLQSFKESLLKEPIRREKEKKKKKKKKKKEERERKYGSEDERGGGGSSSSSSSSSSSSSSEDEAARRPKKGPRGQPGSDSDLEVEDVDKVLQRLPENPAPLLDFANASQGILLLLVLKQHLKNLYGFSDSKIQKYSPTESAKVYDKAVNRKANVHFSPRQTLDFLTRDLANANLTFDIKRRIVKQYLDFKLLMEHLDPDEEDEEGGEASANARNKAISALLGGPSPKNHHAVPIDTDDDESDGEEKTPGASRRSRKGGDSAEASGHMNEVVGAMDVIALCCPKYKDRPQIARVIQKVSTGYSVHWMAGSYSGPWAEAKKRDGRKLVPWVDTIKESDIIYKKISLTSGHKLTNRVVQTLRSLYAAKEGTSS comes from the exons ATGAATGGGGATATGCCTCATGTTCCCATCACTACTCTTGCTGGGATCGCTAGCCTCACAGATC TGTTAAACCAGctgcccctgccctcccctctccccgccACCACCACTAAGAGCCTGCTGTACAATGGGAGGGTCGCAGAGGAGGTCAACTGCCTGCTGGGCTGCCAGGACGAGAACCTGGTGTCCCAGCTGGTCCACAGCCTCAACCAGGTCTCCACCGAGCACAT AGAGTTGAAGGACAACCTGGGCAGTGATGACCCAGAGGGAGACGTGCCCGTGCTGCTGCAGACCGTGCTGACCAGGAGCCCTAACATCTTCAGGGAGAAAA GTATTCTGCAGCAGTCAATGATGCCGCAGTACAAGATGTCTCAGAACTCCATGCACGGAAGCCCTGCGTCCACCAACTACCAGCAAACCACTATCACGCACAGCCCTTCTAG TCGCTTTGCCTCTCCACAGTCGGGGTCGGGGGGGCGGTTTCTGCCCCAGCAGAACAGCCCTGTGCCCAGCCCCTACACCCCTCAAAGCCCTGCCAGCTACATGCACTACCCCCACCCGCCCAGCTACTCTCAGCACCAACAGATCCAGCAAG TCGCGAGTCCCATGGTTCCGGGCAGCATGAGGAACATCCACGACGGCAAGGTCTCCGGGCAGATGTCGAGCAACTCAGCGAATCACAACGCCAGACAGGCCTCCAACGACGACTACATGAACATTGTCCAAAGACTTGGGAATGAG GAGAGCGACCCTTCCATGAGAaacgcctccttctctctccgatCACCTCAGTCTCAGTGTTCTCCTGCCGGGAGTGAAGGAACCCCCAAAG GGTCCCGGCCTCAGCTCATCCTCCAGTCCCCTCCCCCGTACACGTCCCCCCGAGACGGAGCCCCCGACCTCCTCCTCGACTCCCCCGACCGCAAGAAGAAGCAGAAGAAGCTGAGcaaagaggagaaggagcagctgGATAAGGCCGCCCTGTATGACATCGTCAGCTCGCCCTCCAAAGACTCCACCAAGCTGACCCTCAAACTGTCCCGGGTCAAGTCCTCCGAGATGGACCAATCCGGAGAGCTCGTCCCCGGGGCGGAGCAGGGCTCAGAGCAGGACGCGGAGCTGGCGTACAACAGCCTGCCGTTTTCTCGGACGGGCCAGGAGCAGGCCCTCCGGCTGGGGCAGGGCCAGGGTCTGCCAGGGGAGCAGTCGGGGTACCAGCAGGTGCCCGTGCTGCAGAACACCAAGCAGGGGGTGCTGGTGGGTGGCATGGTGTACGACGACGCCGAGATGGACGCGCTCGCCGAGATCGAGAGGATAGAGCGCGAGTCGGCCATCGAGAGGGAGCGCTGCTCCAAGGAGGTTCAggacaaag ATAAACCACTGAAGAAGAGGAAGCAGGACTCGTATCCTCAGGAGCCCGGGGCCGGGGGCACGGCGGGGGCCACCGGGGGGCCCGGCGTAGGAGGGGGCAACGCCGGCGCCAAGCTTACACCCCAGGAGGGTAGCGCCGCCAGTAACGGTACCAGCCGGCCGGCCCTGATGGTCAGCATCGACCTGCAGCAGGCCGGCCGGGCAGACGGACAACCAGAGGTGGCCCTGGAGGCCCAGCGCTGGGCCGAGGACCGCCTGGCGCCCGGGGACGGCGCCCACGCCACCGGCGTGCTCCGCCTCCGTTCCAAGGCGGAAGGAGAGACGCCGAAGGCCGGCGACGGCCGTCCGGAGGTCATCAAGCAGCGCGCCGCCGACACGCCCCGGAAGCTGGGCCCTGACGGGCGCCCGGAGACCCCCAAACACAAGCATGACAACAAACGGGACTCGTCCAAGCACCGGCACGACGGCAAGCCGGACGGCGGTAAGGGGCGCGCCGACGGCCGGGCGCCCGAGACGCCACGGCAGAGACACGAGGGCCGGCCCGACTCCGGCCAGAGGGATGAGCGGCACCGGGACGGCGACTCCTCCCGCGTGCGGCGGCCGGACACCCCCAAGTCCTCCAGCCGGGCGGAGCACGAGTCCAAACACGGGCGCgacagggacagggaccggGACAGGAAACACCGGACCGAGCCTGGGGAGGCCCGCGACCGGCGGTCCCCCGAGCAGCGCTCCAGACCCGACAGCCCCAGGGTCAAACAGGAGGGGCGAGCGGGGGCGGACCCCAGCGCTCGCCAGAGAACAGAgcggaaagaggagaggaggggcggggacGGCGGGCGGAGCCGGCAGGACGGGAACAAGCAGCAGCCGTCATCCGAGCCCAAGGCTGGAGAGTTCCCCTCCTACCTGCTCGGGGGCCAGTCGGGGGCCTTAAAGAACTTTGTGATCCCCAAGTTGAAGCGGGACAAGGACGGGAATGTCCCGGGCGACGTGCGGCCCGCCGGGCCGGGCCAGGGGACCATGGTGGGCTGGAGCGAGCCCCGGTTCAAGCAGGAGAAAGCCGGCCTGGTGGAGGACCTGAAGAAAGGAGCCAAGCCGGTGGTGGTGCTTCAGAAGCTCACCATCGACGAGGTGCAGAAGATcatcagggagagggaggacgggaACGTCCGCAGCTCCAAGTCCAGCAAGAACCGCTCCTCCTTCAGCAAGTCAGGGAAAG GCGGTCTGGATGAGTCGGTTCTGCAGGACCTTCCCCCCCAGCTCCTGGCAGAGATCCAGTCCACCATGCCCCTGTGCGAAAGGGTCAAGATGAACAAGCGCAAGCGCAGCACCGTCAACGACAAGCCCAAGTACGCCGAGGTCGACTCGGACGACGACAACGAAGCCGCAGACTGCGTGACAGAGT ccgcACGGAAGAAGCAGCGGCGTGAGCGGGACAAGGGTTGGGAGCACGAGgagcgggagaggaggggctcTGGGGAGCACCGGAAGAGTGGGGGCCACCAGGAGGGCCGGCGGGGCTCGGGCTCACGTCACCGGGAACGCAGCCCCAACGAGTCTGAGGAGGAGGGCTCCCCACCGCCTAGCATGAGCGACA TTGCCAGAAagatgaagaagaaggagaagcagaagaagaggaaggccTACGAGCCCAAGCTGACGCCAGAGG agCTCATGGACTCGTCCACCTTCAAGAGATTCTCAGCCAGCGTGGACAACGTTTTGGAGAATTTGGAAGATGTGGACTTCACAG ACGACGACGAGATCCcccaggagctgctgctggggaAACAACAGCTGTGTGAGCTGGCCAGCGAGTCGGCCAAGATCAAGGCCATGGGCATCACTTACAGG GTTCCTTCAGATAAGCTGGTCAAGGTGCTGAACATCCTGGAAAAGAACATTCAGGACGGCTCCAAGCTCTCCACGTTTATGAACCAC gACAATGACGGCGAGGACGAGGAGCGTCTCTGGCGTGACCTCATCATGGAGCGTGTGACCAAGTCTGCGGACGCCTGCCTCACCGCCCTCAACATCATGACGTCGGTGCGGATGCCCAAGGCCGTGTACATCGAGGACGTGATCGAGAGGGTGCTGCAGTACGCCAAGTACCACCTGCAGAACACGCTGTACCCCCAGTACGACCCTGTCTACAGGGTGGACCCCCAtggag GAGGGCTGCTGAGTTCCAAGGCCAAGAGAGCCAAGTGCTCCAGCCACAAGCAGCGGGTGATCGTCATGCTGTACAACAAGGTGTGCGACGTGGTCAGCAACATCTCGGAGCTCCTGGAGATTCAGCTGCTGACCGACACCACCATCCTGCAG gtctCCTCCATGGGCATCACCCCGTTCTTTGTGGAGGGGGTCAGTGAACTGCAGCTGTGCGCCATCAAGCTGGTGACGGCG gtgtTCTCTCGCTATGAGAAACACAGACAGCTGATCCTGGAGGAGATCTTCACCTCCCTGGCCAGGCTGCCCACCAGCAAGCGCAGCCTCAGGAacttcag gctgaaCAGCAGTGACAAGGACGGGGAGCCCATGTTCATCCAGATGGTGACGGCCCTGGTGCTGCAGCTCATCCAGTGTGTGGTGCACCTGCCCAGCGACAGGGACAGCCTGGAGGACGAGTACAGCAAGAAG GTGGATCAGGACATCCTCATCACCAACTCCTACGAGACGGCTATGAGGACGGCGCAGAACTTCCTGTCCGTCTTCCTCAAGAA GTGTGGCAgtaagcagggagaggaggactacCGTCCGCTGTTTGAAAACTTCGTCCAGGACCTGCTGTCGACCGTCAACAAGCCGGAGTGGCCGGCTGCAGAGCTGCTGCTGAGCCTGCTGGGGCGTCTGTTG gtgcACCAGTTCAGTAACAAGCAGACGGAGATGGCTCTGAGGGTGGCCTCGCTGGACTACCTGGGAACCGTGGCGGCCAGGCTCCGCAAGGACGCCGTCACCAGCACCATGGACCAGCGCTCTATCGACCGCATACTCAAAGAG gcccctggGAATGACGAGACGCAGCAGCTTCAAAAGGCCCTGCTGGATTACCTGAACGACAACGCAGAGACAGACCCCTCTCTGGTG TTCTCCAGGAAGTTCTACATCGCCCAGTGGTTCCGCGACACCACCACGGAGACGGAGAAGGCCATGAAGAGCCAGAACCAGCGCGACGACGACTCGTCCGAGGGCCAGCACCACGCCAAGGACCTGGAGACCACCGGAGAGATCATGCAGAAGGCGGAGGCGCGCAAGAAATACCTCCGCAACATCATCAGGACCGCCCCCTCCCAGTTCAACACCCTGAG gaTGAACTCTGACACTGTGGACTACGAGGACTCCTGCCTCATAGTCAGATATCTGGCCTCCATGAGGCCGTTTGCGCAGAGCTTTGATATTTATTTAACACAG ATCCTGAGAGTGCTGGGGGAGAGTGCCATCGCGGTCCGCACCAAAGCCATGAAGTGTCTGTCGGAGGTGGTGGCTGTGGACCCCAGCATCCTGGCCCGG TCGGACATGCAGCGCGGGGTGCACGGGCGGCTCATGGATAACTCCACCAGCGTGCGGGAGGCTGCCGTGGAGCTGCTGGGACGCTTCGTCCTCAGCCGACCCCAGCTGACGGAGCAGTACTACGACATGCTCATAGAGAGGATCctg gacaCGGGCATCAGTGTGAGGAAGCGTGTCATCAAGATCCTGCGGGACATCTGTCTGGAGCAGCCCACCTTCAACAAGGTCACCGAGATGTGTGTGAAGATGATCCGGAGGGTCAATGATGAAGAGGgcatcaag AAACTGGTCAACGAGACTTTCCAGAAGCTGTGGTTCACACCAACGCCCAATCACGACAAGGAGGCCATGACCAGGAAGATCCTCAACATCACAGACGTG GTGTCCGCATGCAAAGAGACTGGCTACGACTGGTTTGAGCAGCTACTTCAGAAC ctgCTGAGGTCGGAGGAGGACGCCTCGTACAAGCCGGCCAGGAAGGCCTGCGTCCAGCTGGTGGACAACCTGGTGGAGCACATCCTGAAACACGAGGAGTCCCTCACAG atggGGTCAACTCAAACCGGCTAGTGGCCTGCATCACCACCCTCTACCTGTTCAGTAAGATCAGACCCCAGCTAATGGTCAAACATGCCATGACCATGCAGCCCTACCTCACCACCAAGTGCAAC accCAGAGTGACTTCATGGTGATCTGTAACGTGGCTAAGATCCTGGAGCTGGTGGTTCCTCTCATGGAGCACCCCAGCGAGACCTTCCTCACCACCATAGAAGAAGACCTCATGAAGCTCATAATCAAATACGGCATGACG GTTGTCCAGCACTGTGTGAGCTGTCTGGGAGCTGTGGTGAACAAGGTCACTCACAACCACAAGTTTGTGTGGGCTTGTTTCAACAGATACTACG GCGCCCTGACCAAGCTGAAGACGCAGCACCAGGAGGACTCCAGCAACATGGCCCTGGCCGCCAACAAGCCCGCGTTGCTGCGCTCGCTGTTCACCGTGGGGGCGCTCTGCAGACACTTTGACTTCGACCAGGAAGACTTCAAGGGGGCCAACAAG GTGGTCATAAAGGACAAGGTTTTGGAGCTTCTGTTGTACTTCACCAAGCATGAAGATGAGGAGGTTCAGACCAAGGCTATCATCGGGCTGG gcttCCAGTTCATCATGTACCCAGACCTCATGTTCTTCCAGGATGTAAAGACCCTGTACAACGGCATCCTGTCTGACCCCGGCAGCTCAGTCAACCTGAAGATCCAGGTGCTGAAGAACCTGCAGAACTACCTGCAGGAGGAAGACTCACGCATGCAGGAGGCCGACCGCGAGT ggaAGAAGCTGTCCAAGAAGGAGGATCTGAAGGAGATGGGGGACATCTCGTCAGGGATGAGCAGCTCCATCATGCAGCTGTACCTGAAGCAGGTTCTGGAAGCTTTCTTCCACACCCAGTCCAACGTCAGACACTTTGCCCTCAGCGTCATCGCCCTCACCCTCAACCAGGGCCTCATCCACCCtgtgcag TGCGTGCCCTACCTGATCGCCATGGGAACGGACCCGGAGCCCACCATGAGGAACAAGTCGGACCAGCAGCTGGTGGAGATCGACAAGAAGTACACAGGCTTCATCCAT ATGAAGGCGGTGGCAGGGATGAAGATGGCCTACCAGGTCCAGCAGGCCATCATGGCGTCGCGGAGCGGGGTGATCCGAGGCTTCAGGCAGGATGAGACCACCTCGGCGCTCTGCTCTCACCTGTTCTCCATGGTCCGGACCAACCGCCAGTACCGCCGAGCCTTCCTCAGCTCACTGCTCAGCCTGTTCGACGACAGCTCT AAGACGGAGGTGAACATGCTGCTGTTTATCGCAGACAACCTGGCCTGCTTCCCCTTCCAGAGTCAGGAGGAGCCCCTGTTCATCATGCACCACATAGACATCACCCTGTCTGTGTCGGGCAGCAACCTGCTGCAGTCCTTcaaagag tcccTCCTCAAAGAGCCCATCCGCcgggagaaagaaaagaagaagaaaaagaagaagaagaagaaggaggagcgcGAGAGGAAGTACGGCTCGGAGGACGAGCGTGGGGGCGGgggcagctcctccagctcctcctccagctcctcgtcctcctcctctgaggACGAGGCGGCGCGCAGGCCCAAGAAGGGACCCCGGGGCCAGCCCGGCTCCGACTCggacctggaggtggaggacgtGGACAAGGTGCTGCAGCGCCTGCCCGAGAACCCCGCCCCCCTGCTGGACTTTGCCAACGCCTCGCAGGgcatcctgctgctgctggtgctcaAACAGCACCTGAAGAACCTGTACGGCTTCTCCGACAG taaaATCCAGAAGTACTCGCCGACGGAGTCTGCCAAGGTGTACGACAAGGCGGTGAACAGGAAGGCCAACGTGCACTTCAGCCCTCGGCAAACCCTGGACTTCCTGACCAGAGACCTGGCCAACGCCAACCTCACCTTCGACATCAAGAGGAGGATCGTCAAGCAGTACCTGGAC tTCAAGTTACTGATGGAGCACTTGGACCCAgacgaggaagacgaggagggtggggaggcgTCGGCCAACGCCAGAAACAAAGCCATTTCTGCTCTGCTGGGAGGCCCCAGTCCCAAGAACCACCACGCCGTGCCCATCGACACGGACGATGACGAGAGCGACGGGGAGGAGAAGACCCCGGGG gcaTCCCGGCGGTCCAGGAAGGGAGGGGACTCGGCCGAGGCGTCCGGCCACATGAATGAGGTGGTGGGGGCCATGGACGTCATCGCCCTCTGCTGCCCCAAGTACAAGGACCGACCGCAGATCGCCCGGGTCATCCAGAAGGTCTCCACGGGCTACAGCGTGCACTGGATGGCCGGCTCCTATTCCGGGCCCTGGGCGGAGGCCAAGAAACGAGACGGACGCAAACTGGTGCCTTGGGTGGACACCATCAAGGAGTCTGACATTATTTACAAGAAGATCTCCTTGACAAGTGGCCACAAGCTCACCAACAGGGTGGTGCAGACGTTACGCTCTCTGTACGCGGCCAAGGAGGGAACCTCCAGCTAA